In the genome of Triticum urartu cultivar G1812 chromosome 5, Tu2.1, whole genome shotgun sequence, one region contains:
- the LOC125508638 gene encoding L-galactono-1,4-lactone dehydrogenase 2, mitochondrial encodes MRHLLLSRLLRRASSPSQPHHNLQLIRALSSSSPLPASDTDLRKYAGYALLVLGCGAATYYSFPFPPDALHKKAVPFKYAPLPDDLHTVSNWSGTHEVHTRVLLQPDSIPALEDALATAHRERRRLRPLGSGLSPNGLGLSRAGMVNLALMDKVLDVDVKKKTVTVQAGIRVAELVDALSKHGLTLQNFASIREQQVGGIIQVGAHGTGARLPPIDEQVISMKLVTPAKGTIELSREKNPDLFYLARCGLGGLGVVAEVTLQCVERHQLVEHTFVSNADEIKKNHQNWLSENKHIKYLWIPYTDTVVIVQCNPPSRWKTPKLASKYGKDEALQHVRDLYRESLKKYRTEADSKDPAIDQLSFTELRDQLLALDPLDKDHVIRINKAEAEYWKKSEGYRMCWSDEILGFDCGGQQWVSETCFPTGTLAKPNMKDLYYMEELLQLIEKEDIPAPAPIEQRWTARSRSPMSPASSSEEDDIFSWVGIIMYLPTSDPRQRKDITEEFFNYRSLTQTSLWDDYSAYEHWAKIEVPKDKDELAQLQARLRKRFPVDAYNKARMELDPNKVLSSAKLEKFFPGMQTVQHAR; translated from the exons ATGCGGCACCTCCTCCTCTCCCGTCTCCTCcgccgcgcctcctccccctcccaGCCTCACCACAACCTCCAACTCATCCGtgctctctcctcctcctcccctctcccGGCCTCCGACACCGACCTCCGCAAGTACGCCGGctacgcgctcctcgtcctcggCTGCGGCGCCGCCACCTACTACTCCTTCCCCTTCCCACCCGACGCGCTCCACAAGAAGGCCGTCCCCTTCAAGTACGCGCCCCTCCCCGACGACCTCCACACCGTCTCCAACTGGAGCGGCACTCACGAGGTCCACACCCGCGTCCTCCTCCAGCCCGACTCCATCCCGGCGCTCGAGGATGCCCTCGCCACAGCCCACAGGGAGCGACGCAGGCTCAGGCCCCTCGGCTCCGGGCTGTCCCCCAATGGCCTCGGGCTCTCCCGGGCCGGCATGGTCAACCTTGCGCTCATGGACAAGGTGCTAGACGTCGATGTCAAGAAGAAGACCGTCACGGTGCAGGCTGGGATACGTGTCGCCGAGCTCGTCGATGCGCTCAGCAAGCATGGGCTCACACTGCAGAACTTTGCCTCCATTCGAGAGCAGCAGGTCGGCGGCATCATTCAG GTTGGTGCCCATGGTACTGGTGCGAGATTGCCTCCAATTGATGAGCAGGTTATTAGCATGAAACTGGTTACTCCTGCCAAAGGGACGATAGAGTTATCAAGGGAGAAAAATCCTGATTTATTTTATCTTGCCCGCTGTGGACTTGGTGGCCTAGGAGTCGTTGCAGAAGTTACTCTTCAGTGTGTAGAAAGACACCAACTTGTTGAGCATACTTTTGTTTCTAATGCAGATGAAATCAAGAAAAACCACCA GAATTGGCTTTCTGAAAACAAACATATCAAATACTTGTGGATTCCATATACTGATACAGTTGTCATTGTCCAATGTAATCCTCCTTCAAGATGGAAAACTCCAAAGTTGGCATCAAAATATGGAAAGGATGAAGCCCTACAGCATGTTCGAGACCTTTACCGAGAGTCATTGAAGAAATATAG AACTGAAGCCGACAGTAAAGACCCAGCGATAGATCAACTTTCATTTACTGAATTGAGGGATCAATTGCTCGCCCTTGATCCTCTGGATAAAGATCATGTGATCAGAATTAATAAAGCAGAAGCTGAGTATTGGAAGAAGTCTGAGGGATATCGCATGTGCTGGAGTGATGAAATACTAGGTTTTGATTGTGGTGGGCAGCAGTGGGTTTCTGAAACCTGCTTCCCTACAGGAACTCTAGCGAAGCCAAACATGAAGGATTTATATTATATGGAGGAGTTGCTACAGTTGATTGAGAAGGAGGATATACCTGCACCTGCACCTATTGAGCAGCGTTGGACTGCCCGCAGCAGGAGCCCCATGAGTCCGGCATCAAGCTCTGAAGAAGATGACATATTTTCATGG GTTGGTATAATAATGTATTTACCAACATCGGATCCTCGCCAAAGGAAGGATATTACCGAGGAGTTCTTCAACTACAGAAGTCTGACGCAAACTAGTCTCTGGGATGATTATTCTGCATATGAACACTGGGCTAAAATTGAG GTTCCGAAGGACAAGGATGAACTTGCTCAACTGCAGGCTAGGTTGCGGAAACGCTTCCCCGTTGACGCATATAACAAGGCGCGCATGGAGCTGGACCCTAACAAGGTTCTCTCCAGTGCCAAGTTAGAGAAGTTTTTCCCAGGAATGCAGACTGTCCAACATGCAAGGTAA